One segment of Salvelinus alpinus chromosome 1, SLU_Salpinus.1, whole genome shotgun sequence DNA contains the following:
- the LOC139583426 gene encoding transcription factor SOX-30-like yields MDRHPKRRAQMTFKKSEQSKNEDDSEPPAYMKNANESEGPASSTERHRGDGEQKRPVGRPKGSGRSGNSVSGDVQVRPKVIFKADNKWVGDGELMPTSSTHLKGAIQGRPVTFEKESASSLASKQSKATFDYPRTSQVLVIKEEITTTAPGQAKVKVVQEPATTHHQGSPPVAPIIDFSKPIHVVHENGMTFTVLDGKAITLSKVPYPPLVHVNVPPPPVKVKTRGMNLTMPPSEAENLEVPQSVDRNGYIKRPMNAFMVWARIHRPALSKANPTANNADISVQLGIEWSKLTEEEKRPYYVEARKLKDKHRQEFPGWIYQPRPGKRKCYPSVMSFAPEPSCCSAGTSGHAAESYPMTMMTMANTTTSSCVPYTQATGSNDHGVQVAITAAPNASQTTSPVSIFFQTTACPHPHPTATTSGGKPAERKHEASHSDSNPEEAPKPRKISRQQAYYNSASEMPSTSMASSSRGLQMPLPNMAHPHMYPPSPMPHPVGLFPTPRFPFAPPYFMPGPNFYPPGSYPYLHSPYSYPVLQPQDFSNPMATPMATPGYPYDDNYDQHESTFSLLNRDYPFWQNGEGRQRCQGQAPTASELLGSVPPLDVRALENVFTNSASVQEVQVTNEEDEEEVRVMRIL; encoded by the exons ATGGACAGGCATCCCAAGCGAAGAGCGCAAATGACATTCAAGAAAAGTGAACAAAGTAAAAACGAAGATGACAGTGAGCCTCCAGCTTATATGAAAAATGCAAATGAAAGCGAGGGACCAGCATCTTCAACAGAGAGGCATCGAGGTGATGGAGAACAGAAAAGACCAGTGGGTAGGCCTAAAGGCAGTGGACGTTCTGGAAATAGTGTTAGTGGAGATGTTCAGGTTAGgcctaaagttatttttaaagcTGATAATAAATGGGTTGGTGATGGAGAGCTAATGCCCACAAGTTCAACACACCTCAAGGGAGCCATTCAAGGTCGACCAGTTACATTTGAAAAGGAGAGCGCATCATCATTAGCCAGTAAACAGAGTAAAGCCACATTTGATTATCCCAGGACATCTCAAGTGCTGGTCATCAAGGAGGAGATCACCACAACTGCTCCAGGTCAGGCCAAGGTCAAAGTTGTCCAAGAACCTGCAACAACACATCATCAAGGAAGTCCACCTGTGGCTCCCATTATAGACTTCTCCAAACCGATCCATGTTGTCCACGAAAATGGGATGACCTTCACAGTATTGGATGGTAAAGCCATAACGCTCAGCAAAGTTCCATACCCACCACTTGTTCATGTGAATGTTCCGCCACCCCCAGTAAAGGTGAAGACTAGAGGGATGAATCTCACCATGCCACCATCAGAAGCAG AAAATCTTGAAGTACCACAGAGCGTAGACAGGAATGGCTACATCAAGAGACCTATGAATGCGTTCATGGTCTGGGCGAGAATCCACAGGCCTGCCCTGTCCAAGGCCAACCCAACAGCCAATAATGCAGACATCAGTGTGCAGCTAGGAATAGAGTGGAGCAAGCTCACCGAGGAAGAGAAGAGGCCCTACTATGTTGAAGCACGTAAACTCAAAGACAAGCACAGACAGGAGTTCCCAG GTTGGATCTATCAGCCCAGACCTGGAAAAAGAAAGTGCTACCCTTCTGTGATGTCTTTTGCTCCTGAACCATCCTGCTGCTCTGCAGGGACAAGTGGTCATGCGGCTGAGTCTTATCCCATGACCATGATGACTATGGCCAATACTACCACCAGCTCCTGTGTTCCATACACACAGGCCACAG GCTCTAATGACCATGGTGTCCAGGTGGCTATAACGGCAGCTCCAAATGCCTCTCAGACTACCAGCCCAGTCTCCATATTCTTCCAGACTACTGCCTGCCCACATCCCCACCCAACAGCCACAACCTCTGGTGGTAAGCCTGCAGAACGCAAGCATGAAGCCAGTCACTCTGACAGCAATCCTGAAGAAGCTCCCAAACCCAGGAAAATCAGCAGGCAACAGGCCTACTACAATTCTGCCAGTGAGATGCCCTCAACAAGCATGGCATCCAGCTCCAGAGGTCTCCAAATGCCACTCCCTAACATGGCTCACCCTCACATGTATCCTCCATCTCCCATGCCACATCCAGTGGGCCTCTTTCCCACCCCTCGCTTCCCCTTTGCTCCGCCCTACTTCATGCCTGGACCTAATTTTTATCCACCAGG ATCATACCCTTACCTACACAGCCCATACTCCTACCCAGTTCTCCAACCCCAGGATTTCTCAAACCCCATGGCTACTCCCATGGCTACTCCGGGCTACCCCTATGATGACAACTACGATCAGCATGAGTCCACATTTTCCCTTCTCAACAGAGACTACCCGTTTTGGCAGAATGGAGAGGGCAGGCAGAGATGTCAAGGGCAGGCCCCCACTGCCTCTGAGCTCCTAGGTTCGGTCCCACCACTGGACGTACGTGCCCTGGAGAACGTCTTCACCAACTCTGCCAGTGTCCAGGAGGTCCAAGTCACCAATGAGGAGGACGAGGAAGAAGTGCGCGTGATGAGAATTCTCTAG